CGAATCCTACAAATTCCTCACAGCATGTAAATTAATTTGGCGTATTTAATTGTTCATATAAAACTAATTTATACCCCCTTTCACATAATGCCTCACTTAACTTTGGCTATTCTGAACAAGGACACGTACTAGGCTAAATCCAAATCAAGAATGAagagaatgaaaaaaaatatgtatgcctGCTATTTTTGATCATGTGATTCACGAATTTTACTATCAAAGTGACCCATTTAGCAAACGAGCAAAGCCAAAATCTGTGCATCTAATTTAATTATGAAGATTTTTGTCACCAGCTGCAAGTGAATAGTTCATTATTCTTCGATTATTTTTGGAATAACTTAGCTATTCAGCTCGCTTAGGAGCTGTAACCTGGTTATCTTCTGCCTAACTTCTATTGTATTGTTAGCAAACTTTTCTTGAGTAAAGTTTTAGCTTTTTACATCTTTAAATGATAGCATACTTCTTAAGCTACCCTTAAAGAGTACCCAGCAAAGCCACTTTGTCTAGACGTTGGCAGACATTCAACTTGCTTAACTGTCTCGACAACTGTGTTCCTATTATCATTGTCCAATCTCTCAACAAAGACACACAaaggcagcagctgttgtggACAAGACAGCAGCTAAGATATAatgcgtgtatatatattattttaagccAACAGACGCGACCATAgatatgaatattaaaaaaatgaaaacaaattacaagACCATGAAAAGGAAGAAGCAGAGCAGCCATATATGTATCTggtcaaatatataaacaaaagtaaataaattatttttggcacACGCCGCGACCAAAAGACATACAAATGCTACATTCCCCACACTCCGCGTCACGCCCACACGACCACACGCCCATACGCCCACACGCCCAGATagatacagctgcagctgtggcaGCCACGTGATTTGTGCGTGTTGCAAGTAACCTGGCGACAACGTTTTGGTTTTGTATTACATGCCTGGTAACGGGGCCCAATCCAAAAATCCATTTCGCAGCTACTTAAGATACCTGAGTGTATTTTATAGCCATTTCCAAGAATTTTTTGTCAAGTTGTCGctcaaaatattgtaaaaaatctaaaagaatgaaaatatttcttcccccttttttatgttttttggcAACGTCTGCGGGTTGGTGACGTCAAGTGGCaaagaaaaatgtgaaaagccGCTTTGGGTTGATTGAAAATTTAAGCAATACGTGGAAATTGCTTAACGACCAGTTTGGAGTGTCTgctttttgttaaatatatttatattttagtaatatgcaaacaaatttcttttggtatatatatataattgttttattcccccattgccatttgttttaattgtttattaatttttatgaaactCTTAAATGTGCCACATTTAAATGTCAACATTTCTCTGCCATTTCCTTGCTCATACCATTccacattttttgtttaagcttCTTCTGCCTGGCGCttgtaaaatgcaatttaaatgcaaatttttgccTCGTTTTTGATGCCGCATTGAAATGAATTCAAAATTAAACAGCACCAGAAATTTGCATCGAAATGCCAAACTGAATTGCAAAACTAATGCAGTCAGCTGTCCAGGGTGTTCAGAGTGCGGCCAGGGGCCGCCCACAAGTGGCCAGCGTCGCAGCCGCCCCAGGAAGCTGCCGGCGTTGCCGACAGCGCcagctttttatttatttattgaccCACAGTCTGTACAACGTACAACGACCCAGCGATTGCCTGGTGGGGCGTCGATCAGGGAGCTGGGGGGTCATCATACGGTTTATCTTTTGCGAAAATTGCATgtgccatacacacacacacacacacacaggcacacactcacactctcacatacacacagagtCGCATTCACAATTACCTTTCTTTGGCGTCTCGCTGGTGAGGACGCCGCCATCCTCGCTGAGCTGCTGCTCGCTGATTTGCTCCACATCCAGCAGCTCTGACGATGAGACATCGGAGCGTTCGTCATTGGGCTCCAGGGAATTCTTATGAAGATTAAATTTGTGGCACACTTCAAAGGCTTGTCCGACGGTGCGCACAATGCGCATGGCCTGACTCTGTAAGACACAAAGGAAGACATAAAGCGATGAGCGGGGCGCAACTGTGTGTATAAGGGGTTAACAACAATTAATATTAAGCCGCACAGCAAGCAATTAAGACAGCCAAGCAGCCGGGCaaccaggcagccaggcagacGGGCAATTCAAATGCCTGCATATGGCTGACAGAGCGGCAGCTGCggcaaaacaaagcaaattacgcatacgccccaTGGCGCAGCGTACCCACCTCCGGATCGCTTGCGGCATGGCCACAGGAAATTGCATCCTTTATGCGATTATTGCATAAACCATCACAGTCCAAACCATGCCCTATCTGTGTGGTGCGCTCCAGCGGTGAGCTGCGTCGCCGCTGCCGCTCCTGCCGCTGTTCACTCAACATGGCCGCCGACATGGCAACCATCACGGGCGACAGACCCGCTTCGATGGGCTCGCGAAAGGAGAGTTTCTTGCGCGGCTTATCCGTCTTAGGTCGCTCCAGCATGATGCCGCTCGCACTGCCCGCCGCCGCAGCCGGGCCACCACTGCCGCCGCTGCTCAGGCTGGAGCTGCTCTGCTTGTCGTTATGCGTATCGCTGAGGCTCTTGCGGCGCTGCAGCACGTGTCGCTGCTCAGAGCGCTGATACAGCTGCTGTGCGCGACGCAGTGCCTCCGGCGAGGCCGCATAATGTTCACTGGGCAAACGCTTGAACTTGAGCCGCGCTTTTAGCACATCCCCGCCATTACAATGGCTGCCGGTGGCGTGTGTGGACGCCGGCTTGTGCGCCTTGGCCACTGGCTGCTCCTTTTTAATGAGATACACGGTGTTCTCGTCATCGTTGAAGAGTATGTGTCGCGGCTTAGTGTCAATGTAGGTGTCGTCCAGGAAGcgctgtggctgcggctgcgagGGCAGGGCATTCGTTCGTGGCGCCAGTCCGCTTTCAACGCAGCCAATCAGCTCGCGTATGTCCAGGCTCTTGTTGCGGGAAAGCTGTTTCTGTTTGCGTTGCTCCTTCTTGGCCATCGACAGCGGCGATTGCGGTGGCTTATCCTTTTGCAGCTTGTCCTTGTCACCGACGAGCATGTCGCGTATGAGACCGCCGCCGCTGCGAAAGATGTTGCGATGATAGTGCACCTCGGTGGGCTTTTCactggcagctgcagcgctcggctccggctccggcttgCTACACGCCGGCGCCTTGCTGCGACTGCGTGACCAGGGCAGAAAGTCAAAGGCCTTGGTAATGGGACTCCGTGGGACTCCGCCAGATTCCAACAGCTGCTGACGCTGCTTGTCCCGCCTCAGCGGGGGCGTACCATTGGCGGCCATGGCTGAACTCTTCTCGTGCTTCATGGCCGAACGTTGACGTTCACCGAATCGTTAAAGTTTTGCTTAAGCACAAGGTCcacttggccaaaaaaaaaggaagagaaATGGCCACAACAAGTTGGCCAACAGCTTGTCAACACTTTCGTTCGACTTTTCGCACGATTCTTGCTTATCTTTTCTCTCACTCGCGCACTTTTCGTAGTTCTGCTGCTAGGTTCAATGCTGTTCAATGCTgttcaatatttgttttcaataatAATCGGCGCCAATTAAGAGACtattaatttcataattgTTTAGCTGCCTCTGGGCATTGACGGCTCCTTGGCCCAGGTTGTTCACACACATTGCCAAACGCAACATTTTTCGCACCTACAGTTCaagtgtttttctttttgttttcaccCTTCTTATTTgcgtagttttttttttttttttttttgctttctgtttttccaatatatagtatttatattgaattattttcgTCGATTGCTCGCGGAGCACTCAATTGTGTTTGCCTATTTGTAGTTGaaaatactttatttattttcaattttcatcatttctttttttttttttttgcagtgtaTAATTGCATGCGAGTGTATTTCTGCCAGCTGCGTTACGCTTACATTCAGTTTGATTCATTTTCTGCCCGCCAGACACACAAAACTGTCAATCTTTTTGGGGTTTTGTTTTGGTTAATCGTTGTCAGGCATCAGAAATGCTAAAGTGAATTTGCATTTCTTGGAACAATCTGGTTTATGCTTGGGCTCGTGTTGTGCTAATGTGCCTGATTGCAGTTTGACTGGCACGAAGACAACAGCTCGAAGGTCTACATTTAAAAATAGTCTCGATTACTAATCGATCTAATTGGTTTGCTGTGCATGTGCGGCAACAAAGTATCTGGGATAGAAAACCTATTCTCAAGCTCTCTTCTAAGCACGTTAAACGGCAATGCACAGAGTTTGAGAGCTACATCTAACAATATTTGTTTGATAATGGCTAGCTTTTGCCATCAATCATTTGGTTCGAAATTTCggtaaaatgtatttcaaaatTCGACTCTTGCCAAGAGTATGCCGTACGTTCATCCACTCGTTATGTCCATGTCCATCATTtcgaaaattttgaccaaaaatcgagCACTTTGCTTGGCTAGAATCGGCGCATTAGCCAgcagagacaacaacaactttaacgAGACATTAACGAGACATCAATTTGAGTTATTTTGACAAGCGCAAACAGAATTAGTTTGCCAATACACAGACGACGAATTACAAATTGCCGCGTACTTAAAAATCTGATTTATTTAGCATACCCTATATAGATTGTAACTAAATGGAAATGTAAACCAACTGTTGAAATGATTTCAGCATATGCCCAAACGGAATagtgttcttttttttgttgctcttagcacaggcaaaacaaacattgcgtatacgctgTGTGTGCCGGCAAATTTGTCTAACGAAGTGGCAAAGGTGTCGATTGATTGTCTGGCCGTCTATCTATCTGGCTGTCTGTCTATTTAACTACCTGTCCGTTTGCTTGACTGCACACACAAGTCAATCCGTGCGCAATACGCTGACGCAACTGctaataaatcaaatcaaaaactatataaaacaaaatacaagtGAATTAGTATTTGTTCTAAATTGTTGGTATTGCTTGCAGCGGCGCTTAAAatgaaaacttaaataaatacaatttgaatttgattctCTTTCGTGGAAATCTACTTGCAAATTTATGGCGCTAACAACgctttttatgtatttatttgatttttgatttccATTTTTCTTGTCGGCAAAGCCAACAAGCGGTGcgcttatttgttttcttagtCTTCTCCAAATGTTTTTGCTACCCCGTCGTAAGGGAAAATTTTTACAGCAAATCATTGCAGCACGCCCCTTGCCCCAGCAACGCACATGCAAACGATACGCAGCTcgagctttttttttaatgctgcatcgtttttattaactttttgccTGCAAACGCATGAGTTTTATCGCCAGCAGGGCACAGCAGTTACTACATGTTCGCTGTGGCCATAAGTCGCGGCGGTgacagtggcagtggcagtggcagtcgCAATGGCTGCCACAGCAACCACAAGCCGTTGCTGCCACAGCTGCCACAGTTGccactgctgcagctgttgcatgTTGGGTTTTGTTACATTTTGGGGTTATAAATTTTGCACGTGGTTTACAACGGAATCACTGATACTTTGGACTGTTGCTAATTAACTTTTCATTAGTCACGGCAAAAGGCAcacttaaatttttatttactctTCCCCCACAAAATACACACGCTTCAAATAGCAGCACGGCGCCCGCGCGCCCCCCGCCCTACGTTTGCTTTGTGGTTCGATTTTCGAAATACTTTAGAGCAGGCTATTAAAATAATGGATCTATTTTGgcttaaatgcaaaaacagcaacaacagaaagaAAACCAGAAGAAAATCAAGCAAAAATCAACggaataattgaaaatttcaacGATTGCGGCAGCCATTTTTGGCAAAAAGCTACAACTCACAAATACAAAGGCaaatacttaatatatatatatatttaaatctaaatatatacatgtgtaaaTGTGTAAGGACTGGAACTACGACTACGAACTTTAATGTAGTAAAAGTTTGCTGTGAGgcttatttttgaaatatttattaattataaatattaattctattcaaaaaaaaaaaccccccgcaattttatttgttatttctgttgttgtcTACGAGCTGGCAATTTACTTTGGCTTTTGCTAAGCagctaaaaattataaataaacgcagaaataacatacatatttcaTGCTATCACGTGTGCGCATCTGATTGACcatcaaattatttatttatttatttatatttaccgCATACGCCCTCGACTATCTGTGGCGAGCTCAGCTCATTAACTACTCTGGCGTGGGCAGTTGTAGATAGATGGAAATTGGAAGTGGAAATTGCTTTGAATATGAATAGAACAGCGGCATTTTTATGGCGCTGGCAAAGAACTAATATGCATAAACAAGGGAAAGTGCGTCAGTTGTCGAGCTTTCGCTTTTGTAGATGCGTAAACTAGTGTGCGTGTACTTTCAGCAGGCACTATTGACTTTTATTTCGTACTTTATCATTTCGAAAGGTCACCATAGATTTATAATGCTATACTATATTCCCTTTAATCTATTCCTAACGGCACGTTTCAAGACTTttgtttgcaattaatttttcagCGGTTTGACAATTTTCATTTGGATTTTCGGTTTTAGCCCCCCCAGAGAAATgtgtcttttgttgttgttgttgttgttgcggttccTGAGCTGATTGGCCTGGCTGTTTGTAGCTAATTTTGATGGCGTCAGCGGGCGCCCATGACAAACACTTTTGAGTCTTGACGATTTTCctcatattattttctttcagtTGTTGCCTGtttgcctgttgcctgttgaTCTATGGTCTGCTTAGCGCTTGTGACAGGCCATTGcctgaatttatttaattaattcttGTGACATATTcgtgtatttataaatataatatgtttCACTAGTTGCTGTTGCGCAGCTGGcagaaatttttatatttaataattaatttttctcATTTGTTTTACCAACGATTGTTTTTAGTATTTGTTACACTTCACTGCActgctcgcacacacactccggcacactcaaacacacatgcatattgcataattaaacattttcgattttgttcTGATTGCTTTTTGCATACAACGCACGTCTACAGCGGCGCACCGTCGAGTGGGGACTGGACAAAGCCTCAGCGAACCGAGCGAGATCGCAGATCTGTAGCCGGCTAGCGGAgctttttatttcgttttttttttccttttttttgtttttgcttttggttttttttttggcaaaaagcaaaagctttCGCCGCACTCAGCTGTTAACACGGCCGTTTGTTTTTGGGCCGCTGGCAGCAACACGCTGCGTTTGTTTTGGTCTTCGCCGGCGGCCCGCTGCTCGGCGGGacaacatggcgtatgcgcgTTTTGCTTTTAGCGTAGCGCTTAGCGCTTGCAACTTGCGGGCGCTGGTGCTGGCGGCGTTCGTGTGACGTCACTGCTTTGTGTTTCGCGGAAGTAAACAAAGGCAACTTTTCAGagcattataattattttgctattctttttctttttcttgtgCTGGCACCTATAATTTTTCATGCTGATTTGCTGGCTTTTCTTTTAGCTGGCAGCTTACGGCTGCTTAGCCATAAATCAAGCGCTTTCATCACTTTGtctgctgtttattttgatgATCCTGATCCACAATACAAAGTGCAATTGCGCTGCAACTTGTGCTATTCCTGTATTGTTTATTGTCTTTGCCGCAGTTAGATCGCCCGCCTGACGCACGcagcgtatgcgcaatgcgaAACACGTGCCACGTACGATGTGTAGTACGAACCGTGCCCTGCCCCGGACCTGGCCTTAATTTAATGTGTCACTTGTCAGGCATTTCGACAGGCTGTGTCTGAAATTTTTTAGCCCGAAATGCTTTGTTAATTGGAAAACTGTGTCAAAAATAGAAATGCCAGCAATACGGCACAGACTTGACATTGCCTGAAGCTAAAGTTGAAGGCCAAACGGACCTGCGAGGCACACGCAGCACTTGCCacagatatcttgaaatcTTTAACTGGCTGCTAAATGGACTGCAAGTGACCGCAGACCACAAACGGAATCAAAGTAAATGCAATTTTGCGGCAACTACAAAGTGAAAGCAATCTATTTATTTGCCAAATCGCGGTCAAAACTCGATGGGGCGCTGTCGGGGGGGTTGCAGCAATGTTGGCCACGATTTTATATGCCACTATGAGTTGCTCTGTCGGACCGTCAGTCCATCAGACGGTTGGCCGAGACAGTCAGACACTGGTCCCAACACGGAAGCGTAGCGCCACGAATGGCGGCCAGCCTGATGGACAGTTGCGTCTTACACTTGCTAAGatcatttcaaatttaatgctAAGTAATATAATGTTTGGACACTGATGAACAATAATGGCTTCATGTTGTCATTACCAATTCTAGACTAGCTTGATCAAATGGCTGTCTATAGGCAATGGGAACGAGTGTCATTGCGAAATAAATGACAACTTTTCCATATTTGTATAACAAAGTTTTCTGTTCAGGCAACAGCTTATTCAAATTACTTTGATCACATAATTTCAAATTCTTTAACCCCAATCGTATATGCCACATAGAGACCGCTGGCTTCTGTGCAAATCGCActtatgtatttgtttatttgccgcTTGTTTGCGTTTCAGGTTTTACCCACCGCCACCCCCCGACGCGACGTGACGTCGCTGG
The sequence above is a segment of the Drosophila virilis strain 15010-1051.87 chromosome 3, Dvir_AGI_RSII-ME, whole genome shotgun sequence genome. Coding sequences within it:
- the LOC6623240 gene encoding A-kinase anchor protein 9 isoform X5 yields the protein MKHEKSSAMAANGTPPLRRDKQRQQLLESGGVPRSPITKAFDFLPWSRSRSKAPACSKPEPEPSAAAASEKPTEVHYHRNIFRSGGGLIRDMLVGDKDKLQKDKPPQSPLSMAKKEQRKQKQLSRNKSLDIRELIGCVESGLAPRTNALPSQPQPQRFLDDTYIDTKPRHILFNDDENTVYLIKKEQPVAKAHKPASTHATGSHCNGGDVLKARLKFKRLPSEHYAASPEALRRAQQLYQRSEQRHVLQRRKSLSDTHNDKQSSSSLSSGGSGGPAAAAGSASGIMLERPKTDKPRKKLSFREPIEAGLSPVMVAMSAAMLSEQRQERQRRRSSPLERTTQIGHGLDCDGLCNNRIKDAISCGHAASDPESQAMRIVRTVGQAFEVCHKFNLHKNSLEPNDERSDVSSSELLDVEQISEQQLSEDGGVLTSETPKKEHLAITPDLNHTQPQRPNHLELLPTQSSLRKSTSLLCDVDDKSPVSPSSPRTEITQLKDQLEAQAQQTRQALGQLMLVREQLISETNARIEAQARTQQLLQQNRELLEHLASLGAYNEQQSAGLTSANIGMAPQLSSTAKVARWFQQLPWHTASLSRPESGFVSGDSRSEKYQEDHFYGGMVKETDDLCDEFLLVEGSSTIWTKLSAKKRRKLLGMRLGKVTTF